A single region of the Amphiura filiformis chromosome 7, Afil_fr2py, whole genome shotgun sequence genome encodes:
- the LOC140157411 gene encoding retinoic acid receptor RXR-gamma-like isoform X2 — MKELLPRGCQSSHGIHGNSEANKPTPELPSISSSHSSLVGLLRDSNEDPEMADPTQNCGQVTTPVPRPCTCHSAIVLKPDQEGKMDLNLANWLTRCVHFTKSIPDISKLPHKDQVLLLTSAWKELVLLYMAQNGFDFDFMFQSQIHHTQHDSGSSGKHHDCVSRLWIEGVPTIKSVEQLRFILRKFAEMQPDDKEYAVLRLLLLLNADLRGLSNMASVESSNERAHTALMEYESIRYSSNPLRLSHLLLLLPGVRGFSTRVFENLFYHHLVGDTTVESVLVQLLSD; from the exons ATGAAAGAACTACTTCCCAGAGGCTGTCAATCAAGCCATGGTATCCATGGTAACAGTGAAGCCAACAAACCAACTCCTGAACTACCTAGTATATCTTCTTCGCATTCCTCATTAGTAGGTCTTCTGCGAGACTCGAACGAAGATCCTGAGATGGCGGACCCTACTCAGAACTGTGGTCAAGTGACAACGCCTGTCCCTCGGCCCTGTACATGTCACAGTGCAATTGTCTTAAAACCAGATCAGGAAGGTAAAATGGACTTGAACTTAGCCAATTGGCTGACAAGATGCGTGCATTTTACCAAGAGCATTCCAGATATCTCCAAGTTGCCGCACAAAGACCAGGTTCTGTTGTTGACATCAGCATGGAAAGAATTGGTACTGCTCTATATGGCACAGAATGGGTTTGACTTTGATTTCATGTTTCAATCTCAGATCCATCATACGCAACATGATAGTGGTAGCTCTGGTAAGCACCACGATTGCGTCTCAAGACTTTGGATAGAGGGCGTACCGACAATCAAGAGCGTGGAACAGTTGAGATTTATTTTGAGAAAGTTTGCTGAAATGCAGCCAGATGATAAGGAGTATGCCGTGCTTAGGTTGCTGTTGTTACTCAATGCTG ATCTGCGAGGATTATCGAACATGGCTTCAGTGGAATCATCCAATGAGAGAGCTCATACAGCATTGATGGAGTATGAATCAATTCGATATTCGTCCAATCCTCTTCGCCTTTCACACCTCCTTCTCCTTCTGCCGGGTGTACGGGGTTTTAGCACAAGAGTCTTTGAAAACCTATTTTATCATCACCTCGTAGGCGACACTACCGTAGAATCTGTACTCGTCCAGTTACTCTCGGACTAA
- the LOC140157411 gene encoding retinoic acid receptor RXR-gamma-like isoform X1 has product MKMNETTYNGYYPRMKELLPRGCQSSHGIHGNSEANKPTPELPSISSSHSSLVGLLRDSNEDPEMADPTQNCGQVTTPVPRPCTCHSAIVLKPDQEGKMDLNLANWLTRCVHFTKSIPDISKLPHKDQVLLLTSAWKELVLLYMAQNGFDFDFMFQSQIHHTQHDSGSSGKHHDCVSRLWIEGVPTIKSVEQLRFILRKFAEMQPDDKEYAVLRLLLLLNADLRGLSNMASVESSNERAHTALMEYESIRYSSNPLRLSHLLLLLPGVRGFSTRVFENLFYHHLVGDTTVESVLVQLLSD; this is encoded by the exons ATATTATCCAAGAATGAAAGAACTACTTCCCAGAGGCTGTCAATCAAGCCATGGTATCCATGGTAACAGTGAAGCCAACAAACCAACTCCTGAACTACCTAGTATATCTTCTTCGCATTCCTCATTAGTAGGTCTTCTGCGAGACTCGAACGAAGATCCTGAGATGGCGGACCCTACTCAGAACTGTGGTCAAGTGACAACGCCTGTCCCTCGGCCCTGTACATGTCACAGTGCAATTGTCTTAAAACCAGATCAGGAAGGTAAAATGGACTTGAACTTAGCCAATTGGCTGACAAGATGCGTGCATTTTACCAAGAGCATTCCAGATATCTCCAAGTTGCCGCACAAAGACCAGGTTCTGTTGTTGACATCAGCATGGAAAGAATTGGTACTGCTCTATATGGCACAGAATGGGTTTGACTTTGATTTCATGTTTCAATCTCAGATCCATCATACGCAACATGATAGTGGTAGCTCTGGTAAGCACCACGATTGCGTCTCAAGACTTTGGATAGAGGGCGTACCGACAATCAAGAGCGTGGAACAGTTGAGATTTATTTTGAGAAAGTTTGCTGAAATGCAGCCAGATGATAAGGAGTATGCCGTGCTTAGGTTGCTGTTGTTACTCAATGCTG ATCTGCGAGGATTATCGAACATGGCTTCAGTGGAATCATCCAATGAGAGAGCTCATACAGCATTGATGGAGTATGAATCAATTCGATATTCGTCCAATCCTCTTCGCCTTTCACACCTCCTTCTCCTTCTGCCGGGTGTACGGGGTTTTAGCACAAGAGTCTTTGAAAACCTATTTTATCATCACCTCGTAGGCGACACTACCGTAGAATCTGTACTCGTCCAGTTACTCTCGGACTAA